The genomic interval TGTTGCCCGCTATTAAGGGTCTTATCTCCACTCCCGCTTGCTCCAGTTTTTCGCCGTATTTTTCCCTTAGCTCCGGGGTTTTGCACAGTATTGGTATGGCAAAGTTGGAGAGGACCGTCAGGTGGTCTCTCTTTAAGGTCAGGAGGTCTGGGTTGGATTTTATAGCCCTCTCCACCTTTACGTAGTTATCCTGCCTTTTGAGGATTGAAGCAGGAAGGTGAATCAGCTGCTGTTGGCCCAAAAATCCGGTGATTTCCGTCGGCCTGAGGTTGTAGCCCAGGTCGTAGAAGGTGTATTTGGCGTCCAGTTCGGACTGAACCCGATATTGCGCCCGGATGGTCTTTTTTTCCTCTTCCTCCAGGTTTCTGTCCCAGCCGTTGGCACGGACGAGTTTAAGCATAGCGGTGAGCTCAAGGTCGTCGGTGCAGATCATGCCGCCTTCGATGGTGGACATGTGGTGGGAGACGAAGAAGGAGAAGGTGGAGGCGAGACCGAAGTTGCCGAGCTTCGTCCCTTTAAGCTCGGACCCCAGGGATTCGCAGTTGTCCTCTAGGAGGATTATTCCCCTTTCCCGGCAGATGTCCCGGATGACATCCAGGTCTCCAGCAAAGCCCAGGGCGTTGGTTATAAAGAGGGCTTTCAGGGGTTGGTCTTTGAGGCATCTCTCAAGCTTTTCGGGCTCGACGTTCAAGGTTTCCTTGGAACAGTCCAAGGCCACAGGGACCATGCCCAGCTGTATTATGGGCATGGTGTTGGTGGACCATGTGACGGCGGAGAAGCCTATAAGGTCCTCGTTTTTCAGTCTGCCCATGTTTTTAAGGGCCTGGAGGAGGGCCAGGTTGGCGCTCCCTCCGCTGTTGAAGAGCACCGCCCTGTTTCGTCCCTGATATGCGGCGAAACTTTCCTCGAACTTGCGACATTCTTTTCCCATGCTCAGGATCTGGGCGTCCAGGACGAACTTGGACAGGGCTTTTTTTGTCTCTTCCTCCTGGAGGAAGGTGTTTTTCACTAGAGGGACTTTATACACCGTTTTGTCTCTCCTCTCTCAGCTTTTCGTATTGGTCTATCATCCGGGCGATTCCCTCGCTTAGCGGTATTCGGGGCTCGAAGCCCAGTCCTCTCAGCTTCGAGACGTCCAGCCGCTTTATCGGCATTCCGTCGGGTTTGGAGGAGTCCCATAGTATCTCTCCGTCGTAGGCAACCGCTTTTTTGATCTCCTCCGCCAGGCCTTTTATGGATATATCCTCTCCGCTGCCCAGGTTGATTATCTCCGGGCTGTCCCATACGTCCATGAGGAGGGTCACGGCCCTGGCCATGTCGTCGACGTGGAGAAACTCCCGTCTGGCGCTGCCGGTTCCCCACAGGGTTATGGCGGGGGCCTTTTCCCTCTTCGCCTCCACGAATCGCCTGACCAGGGCGGCTATTACGTGGGAGTGGTCTGGGTGGAAGCTGTCTCCCGGGCCGTAGAGGTTGCAGGGCATGACGGAGAGGCCTTTTATACCGTACTGTCTGCTCAGGTACTGGACGAGCCGGAGACCCGCTATTTTGGCCAGGGCGTAGCCTTCGTTGGTGGGCTCCAATGGGCCTGTTAGGAGGTATTCCTCTTTCATAGGCTGAGGACATTCCCTGGGGTATATGCAGGAGCTTCCCAGGAAGACCAGTTTTTTCACGCCGTTGGCGGCCGCTCCGTTTATGACGTTGTTCTGGATCTGGAGGTTTTCGTAGAGGAATCCGTAGGGGTCGGCTATGTTGGCCCCTATTCCTCCTACTCTGGCGGCGGCCAGGATCACCACTTCGGGACGGTTGGCCCGAAAGAAGTCCTCGGTGGCTCTTTGGTCCAGCAGGTCCAGCTCTCGGTGGGTTTTGGTTATTATGTCTTTGGCTCCTCGGTCTTCGAGGGCTCGGACGATGGCGCTGCCGGCCATACCTCTGTGACCCGCTACGTATGTTCTTTGTTCCGCTATATCTTGTTTTTTCATGCGTTTCGCACGCTCCAGAATCGATCATGCGCGCAATCATCGCCCATGCTCTGTATTTTAGGATGAGGATCGATAGGCTTTAGCTTTTTTCTAAGGATACCTAGCAAGTTAGCACTATCGATGACAACCGGAAAAAGCCTGCTCTTTTTAAGAGGTTGTTCAAGATGGAATACAATCCGTATCTTCTGCGCTTTAAGACATCGCTGAGCCATTTCTCTTTCTTCTAAAACATTCCCATTCAAAGCAGCAGGGAGAAGAGCAGCAAGGGTACTCAGCGATTTATTCAGGATAACTTCATGGATCGGCTCAGTGGATATTCTAGAATGAGCCCGATAATCCTTGGCCTCGATCAAATATAGGACCTTTCCCGGGCTCAAAGCTATCAGATCAGACGCTTTGATATGATCTTTCATCCTTGAAAAATGTTCTCTATAAAAGGTCCAGTCGTCGAATTTTGCTACCTCCCAGTCATCTGGAAAATCAAAAACCAGAGAATCAACCACACAGGATTTCACGGCTATTCCTGCCTCTCCATAGAGAGATATCTCTGGGACTGATCCACGTTTTCATCGAGAGAGACTAAATCTCCTATGTCTTCGATAGCGTCACCCTGTCCTATCGATACGCCATCTTCACCTTCGTGAAGCCCTATAAATCTAATGAGATTTTCCCCATGATCGTATCTTTTTAGCTCCAGTTCTCTGAGCAAAAAAAGGTCGTGAGTTGCCAAGAATACCTGTATACCCTGTTTGCAGAGCCTCAGGACCGTCTCTGCCACCAGCTTCACCAGTTTAGGATTCAGGTTGGCCTCAGGCTCATCCCAGAAAAGGTATCCTCTGTCCAGAAGCACGCCAGAAGCTATCAAATGAGCTATCATAGCCAACTTTCGATGTCCTTCTGCCACTAGGTGCATCTCCATCCGACCATCGCTTTTTTGGAGATACATGCGACCATCGGAGAGAACTACCTTTCCTCCCATTCCTTCCTCCAAGGGCTCAAGGAGCATTTTTATTGTTTTCTCTCTCGGTCCTTTTCTGAGAGGGGCCCCTAAAAGCAAGCAGGTATCTCGCCAAGTTTCCTCAAATTCCAGATAATGTCTATCGTAGGTAGCCACAAAATTTGGATAGAGCGACATAAGTTCTCTAGTAGGAAAGAAAATCGGTTCTATCTCGTTCCAGGAGGACGGAACCTTATCCACCGAGACCTCTGCCTTGCTGTTGGATGAAAAACTACAGGAGATATTGTAGCGAGGATCGCCAAACTCAAGGGAGATGTCGCACCTGGCCCTGCCTTGGCGACGACGGATGAGCCGCCCCAGGCTCTCGGGGCAGAAGACCCTCACCAGTTTTTCGGCAATAGCGGTCTGGAGATAGTTTTTTGTAGGAGCCGTCCCCTTGGACTTTCTTCCTCCCTCCGCTGAGACTGCCAGCAGGCTGTAGACAGCCTTTAGGAGGTGGCTTTTTCCAGTTCCATTTTCGCCGACTATCACGTTAAGGCCGGAAGAGAAACTTACATTAGCCTTGGTAAAAACGGTCAGATTTTCTATGTCCATCGATTTAAGCACAGGCTCACCACCCTTTTTTAGATCAAGACAGGTCCTCTATGGAGGGACATACCTGGTATCCTGCGTCCCGGCAAAGGATGTCTTTTTTGAACAGGTCCAGGTCGTGGGAGACCATTTCCTTGACCAGCTCGGGGAAGGTGACTCGCCTCTCCCAACCCAGCAACTCCTTTGCCTTGGTGGGGTCGCCTAGGAG from Dethiosulfovibrio russensis carries:
- a CDS encoding GDP-L-fucose synthase family protein yields the protein MKKQDIAEQRTYVAGHRGMAGSAIVRALEDRGAKDIITKTHRELDLLDQRATEDFFRANRPEVVILAAARVGGIGANIADPYGFLYENLQIQNNVINGAAANGVKKLVFLGSSCIYPRECPQPMKEEYLLTGPLEPTNEGYALAKIAGLRLVQYLSRQYGIKGLSVMPCNLYGPGDSFHPDHSHVIAALVRRFVEAKREKAPAITLWGTGSARREFLHVDDMARAVTLLMDVWDSPEIINLGSGEDISIKGLAEEIKKAVAYDGEILWDSSKPDGMPIKRLDVSKLRGLGFEPRIPLSEGIARMIDQYEKLREERQNGV
- a CDS encoding AAA family ATPase, which encodes MLKSMDIENLTVFTKANVSFSSGLNVIVGENGTGKSHLLKAVYSLLAVSAEGGRKSKGTAPTKNYLQTAIAEKLVRVFCPESLGRLIRRRQGRARCDISLEFGDPRYNISCSFSSNSKAEVSVDKVPSSWNEIEPIFFPTRELMSLYPNFVATYDRHYLEFEETWRDTCLLLGAPLRKGPREKTIKMLLEPLEEGMGGKVVLSDGRMYLQKSDGRMEMHLVAEGHRKLAMIAHLIASGVLLDRGYLFWDEPEANLNPKLVKLVAETVLRLCKQGIQVFLATHDLFLLRELELKRYDHGENLIRFIGLHEGEDGVSIGQGDAIEDIGDLVSLDENVDQSQRYLSMERQE
- a CDS encoding DegT/DnrJ/EryC1/StrS family aminotransferase yields the protein MYKVPLVKNTFLQEEETKKALSKFVLDAQILSMGKECRKFEESFAAYQGRNRAVLFNSGGSANLALLQALKNMGRLKNEDLIGFSAVTWSTNTMPIIQLGMVPVALDCSKETLNVEPEKLERCLKDQPLKALFITNALGFAGDLDVIRDICRERGIILLEDNCESLGSELKGTKLGNFGLASTFSFFVSHHMSTIEGGMICTDDLELTAMLKLVRANGWDRNLEEEEKKTIRAQYRVQSELDAKYTFYDLGYNLRPTEITGFLGQQQLIHLPASILKRQDNYVKVERAIKSNPDLLTLKRDHLTVLSNFAIPILCKTPELREKYGEKLEQAGVEIRPLIAGNIQRQPFYGKYVPTSRELKGADFIHRCGLYCGNHPDYCQEELTILEDILGGGK